The Pantoea trifolii nucleotide sequence AGCTTTACCTACAGCTGCAGCGGCGTCTTTGTTACCGGTATACTTCAGTTGTTCGGCAATAGCTTTTTCTACAGTAGAAGCAGCAACCAGAACTTCGGAACCGTTCGGGGCGATCACCTGTGCGTAAATATGACGCGGGGTACGATGTACCACCAGGCGAGTAGCACCCAGCTCTTTGAGCTTGCGACGTGCACGGGTCGCACGACGGATACGAGCAGATTTCTTATCCATAGTGTTACCTTACTTCTTCTTAGCCTCTTTGGTACGCACGACTTCGTCGGCGTAACGAACACCCTTGCCTTTGTAAGGCTCAGGACGACGGTAGGCGCGCAGATCAGCTGCAACCTGACCAATCAGCTGTTTATCAGCGCCTTTCAGCACGATCTCAGTCTGAGTTGGACATTCAGCAGTGATGCCGGCCGGCAGTGCATGGTCAACAGGGTGAGAGAAGCCCAGGGCCAAGCTCACAGAGTTGCCTTTAACAGCTGCACGATAACCAACACCAACCAGTTGCAGCTTCTTGGTGAAGCCTTCGGTAACACCGATAACCATGCCGTTCAGCAGCGCACGAGCAGTACCTGCTTGTGCCCAACCATCCGCATAACCTTCGCGTGGAGCGAAAGTCAGGGCGTTGTCTGCATGCTTAACTTCTACAGCACTGTTGATAGTACGAGTCAGCTCGCCGTTTTTGCCTTTGATCGAAACTTCCTGACCGCTGAGTTTTACCTCTACGCCCGCAGGAACAACGACAGGTGCTTTTGCAACACGAGACATTTTATTCCTCCGATTACGCTACGTAGCAGATAATTTCGCCACCAAGACCAGCTTGGCGCGCTGCACGATCAGTCATGACACCTTTAGAGGTAGAGATTACAGCGATGCCCAGACCAGCCATTACTTTTGGCAGCTCATCTTTTTTCTTATAGATGCGCAGACCTGGACGACTAACACGCTGAATGCTCTCTACCACAGCCTTGCCTTGGAAATACTTTAAAGTAACTTCCAGCTCAGACTTGATATCGCCTTCGATTTTAAAATCTTCAATGTAGCCTTCTTCCTTCAGCACGTTGGCAATTGCCACTTTCAGCTTGGAGGAAGGCATAGAGACCGCAACTTTGTTCGCGGCCTGACCGTTACGGATACGGGTCAGCATATCCGCGATCGGATCTTGCATGCTCATCTGTGTTACTCCCGTGATTCAAATGGTGACAATTACCAGCTAGCCTTTTTAAGGCCCGGGATTTCACCGCGCATTGCGGCTTCACGGACCTTGATACGGCTCAACCCAAACTTCCGCAAGAAACCGTGCGGACGACCTGTCTGACGGCAGCGGTTACGCTGACGGGAAGGGCTGGAATCACGCGGCAGACTCTGCAGCTTGAGAACGGCATCCCAACGATCTTCGTCGGATGCGTTCACATCAGAAATGATCGCTTTCAGTTCTACGCGCTTGGCGAAGAACTTGTCTGCTAATTTTACACGCTTAACTTCGCGTGCTTTCATCGATTGCTTAGCCATTAAGTAACCCTACCTTACTTGCGGAATGGGAATTCAAAGGCAGCCAGCAGAGCACGGCCTTCATCATCAGATTTCGCAGTAGTGGTAATGGTAATATCCAAACCACGAACGCGATCGACTTTGTCATAATCGATTTCTGGGAAGATGATCTGCTCACGAACGCCCATGCTGTAGTTACCACGACCGTCGAACGACTTCGCAGATAAACCGCGGAAGTCACGAATACGTGGTACAGCAATAGTGATCAGACGCTCAAAGAACTCCCACATACGCTCACCGCGCAGAGTTACTTTACAGCCGATCGGATAGCCCTGACGGATTTTGAAGCCTGCAACTGATTTGCGTGCTTTGGTGATCAGCGGTTTTTGACCGGAGATTGCTGCCAGGTCAGCTGCTGCGTTATCCAGCAGTTTCTTGTCAGCGATCGCTTCACCAACACCCATGTTCAGGGTGATCTTCTCGACCCGAGGGACTTGCATGACAGAATTGTAGCCGAACTCTGTCATGAGTTTCTGGACTACTTCGTCTTTGTAGTAATCATGCAGTTTCGCCATCGTACTACTCCAAATTACTTGATAGTTTCGCTATTAGACTTGAAGAAACGGACTTTTTTGCCGTCTTCGAATCTAAAGCCTACACGGTCAGCCTTGCCGGTTGCCGCATTGAAGAGTGCAACGTTGGAAGCTTGAATAGCAGCTTCTTTCTCAACGATGCCACCTGGTTGGTTCAGGGCCGGAACCGGCTTCTGATGTTTCTTAACCAGGTTAATACCTTCAACGATGACTTTACCAGAAGTCAGGACGTTCTTTACTTTACCGCGTTTACCTTTGTCTTTGCCGGTAAGCACGATAACTTCGTCGTTACGACGGATTTTCGCTGCCATTGCTCGCTCCTTAGAGTACTTCTGGTGCCAGAGAGATAATTTTCATGAACTTTTCAGTACGAAGTTCACGAGTTACCGGCCCAAAAATACGCGTACCGATAGGTTGCTCGCTGTTATTGTTTAAAATAACGCATGCATTACCATCGAAGCGAATGACAGAACCGTCCGGGCGACGAACACCCTTCCTGGTGCGCACCACTACCGCTTTCAGGACATCACCTTTTTTCACCTTGCCACGAGGAATTGCTTCCTTGATGGTCACTTTGATGATATCGCCGACGCCTGCGTAGCGACGGTGCGAGCCACCCAGAACCTTGATACACATTACGCGACGTGCACCGGAGTTGTCGGCGACGTTCAGCATAGTCTGTTCTTGGATCATTTTAGTGCTCCGCTAATGTCAACTACTACTTCGGGACCCAAACCTCAGGTCGTTAAAAAGCCCCATAATTGAGGGCGCGGCATTATAACACCGGTTCTCGCACATGGGTAGAAAAAATGAACGGCTCAGACGAGCCGTTCATTTTATTTTTTAGAGGAAGCGGATTCTATTACAGAATCGCTTTCTCTACAACGCGAACCAACGCCCAAGACTTAGTCTTAGACAGTGGACGGGTTTCGCGGATTTCTACCACGTCACCAATACCACATTCGTTGTTCTCGTCATGGATGTGCAGCTTAGTCGTACGCTTGATGAATTTACCGTAGATCGGGTGTTTCACGACACGTTCGATAGCAACAACTGCAGATTTCTGCATTTTGTCACTAATAACACGACCCTGCAGAGTACGGATTTTATCGGTCATTACGCCGCCTTCTCAGTCAGTAAAGTCTTAACACGTGCAACATTACGACGAACTTCTTTCAGCAGATGGGTTTGCTGAAGTTGGCCGGATGCTGCTTGCATGCGCAGGTTAAACTGCTCACGCAGCAGGTTAAGAAGCTCAGTGTTCAGCTCTTCAACGCTTTTTTCACGCAGCTCATTTGCTTTCATTACATCACCGTCTTAGTAACAAAGGTGGTTTTGATAGGCAGTTTTGCTGCTGCCAGCTTGAAGGCTTCACGGGCCAGCTCTTCCGGAACGCCGTCCATTTCATACAGGACTTTACCCGGTTGAATGAGGGCAACCCAATACTCCACGTTACCCTTACCTTTACCCATACGCACTTCCAGCGGCTTCTCGGTAATTGGTTTGTCCGGGAATACACGGATCCAAATTTTACCTTGACGCTTAACTGCACGGGTCATAGCACGACGTGCTGCTTCGATCTGACGAGCAGTCAGACGACCACGGCCAACAGCTTTCAGACCGAAAGTACCGAAGCTGACATCCGTACCTTGCGCCAGACCACGGTTGCGGCCTTTGTGCACTTTACGGAATTTCGTACGCTTTGGTTGTAACATCAGCGACTCTCCTTACTTACGGCCTTTACGCTGCTGCTTTTTAGGTTGAGCAGCCGGTTCCGGTTGTTCAACAGCAGCCATACCACCCAGGATCTCGCCTTTGAAGATCCATACCTTAACGCCGATTACACCATAAGTGGTGTGCGCTTCAGAGGTGTTGTAGTCAATGTCTGCACGCAGTGTGTGCAACGGTACGCGACCTTCACGGTACCATTCGGTACGTGCGATCTCGGCACCGCCCAAACGGCCGCTGACTTCAACTTTAATACCCTTCGCGCCCAGACGCATTGCGTTCTGTACAGCACGCTTCATAGCACGACGGAACATCACACGACGCTCCAGCTGTGAAGTGATGCTATCAGCAACCAATTTAGCGTCCAGTTCCGGCTTACGGACTTCGGCGATGTTGATCTGTGCAGGAACGCCAGCGATTTTCGCGACGACCGTACGCAGTTTTTCTACGTCTTCACCTTTCTTACCGATAACGATACCCGGACGAGCAGTGTGAATAGTCACACGGATGCTCTTAGCCGGACGCTCGATAACGATACGAGATACAGACGCTTTAGACAGTTCCTTGGTCAGGAACTGACGGACTTTAAAATCGCTGTCCAGGTTGTCAGCGAATTCTTTGGTGTTCGCAAACCAGGTAGAGTTCCATGGTTTTACAATACCCAGGCGAATACCATTAGGATGTACTTTCTGACCCATTGCTAGTCTCCAGAGTCTCAGCGATCGGACACAACCACAGTAATGTGGCTGGTGCGCTTCAGGATGCGATCTGCACGACCTTTCGCACGCGGCATAATGCGCTTCATGCTTGGGCCTTCGTCTACGAAGATTTTCGCGACTTTCAGATCGTCGATATCAGCGCCATCGTTGTGTTCGGCGTTCGCAATGGCAGATTCCAGGACTTTCTTAACCAACACAGCAGCTTTCTTGTTGGTGTAGGTCAGAATATCCAGAGCCTGCGACACTTTCTTACCGCGAATCAGGTCTGCCACCAGGCGAACCTTCTGAGCAGAAGAACGAGCATGGCGATGTTGAGCAATAGTTTCCATCTCTTCCTCCTACTTATTTCTTCTTGGCTTTCTTATCTGCAGCATGGCCGCGATAAGTACGTGTCGGTGCAAATTCACCCAGTTTGTGGCCGACCATTTCGTCGGAAACAAAGACAGGAACGTGCTGACGACCATTATGGACAGCGATGGTCAAACCGATCATGTTAGGGAAGATCGTTGAACGACGGGACCAAGTGCGCAGGGGCTTCTTGTCACCGCTTTCCACCGCTTTCTCTACCTTCTTCAGCAAGTGCAGGTCAATAAAAGGACCTTTCTTGAGAGAACGTGGCATGGCTTATCCTCTAAAATTATTTGCTACGGCGACGTACGATAAATTTATCAGTACGCTTGTTGCTACGGGTCTTCTTACCTTTGGTCTGAACGCCCCACGGAGTTACCGGGTGCTTACCAAAGTTACGACCTTCACCACCACCGTGCGGGTGATCGACTGGGTTCATCGCAGTACCGCGAACGGTAGGACGAACACCACGCCAACGGGTTGCACCAGCTTTACCCAGTACGCGCAGCATGTGCTCAGAGTTGCCGACTTCGCCGAGAGTTGCACGACATTCGGATTCAACTTTGCGCATTTCGCCTGAACGCAGACGCAGGGTAACGTAGGAACCTTCACGCGCAACGATCTGCACGTAAGTACCAGCTGAGCGAGCAATCTGACCGCCTTTGCCTGGTTTCATTTCTACGTTATGAACGGTAGAACCCACCGGGATGTTACGCATCGGCAGGGTGTTACCTGCTTTAATCGCAGCATCAACGCCAGATTGAATCTGATCGCCGGCTTTCAGGCCTTTAGGGGCCAGGATGTAACGGCGCTCGCCATCTTTGTACAGAACCAGTGCGATGTTCGCAGAACGGTTCGGATCGTACTCAAGAC carries:
- the rplR gene encoding 50S ribosomal protein L18 translates to MDKKSARIRRATRARRKLKELGATRLVVHRTPRHIYAQVIAPNGSEVLVAASTVEKAIAEQLKYTGNKDAAAAVGKALAERAVEKGITNVSFDRSGFQYHGRVQALADAAREAGLQF
- the rplF gene encoding 50S ribosomal protein L6; protein product: MSRVAKAPVVVPAGVEVKLSGQEVSIKGKNGELTRTINSAVEVKHADNALTFAPREGYADGWAQAGTARALLNGMVIGVTEGFTKKLQLVGVGYRAAVKGNSVSLALGFSHPVDHALPAGITAECPTQTEIVLKGADKQLIGQVAADLRAYRRPEPYKGKGVRYADEVVRTKEAKKK
- the rpsH gene encoding 30S ribosomal protein S8 gives rise to the protein MSMQDPIADMLTRIRNGQAANKVAVSMPSSKLKVAIANVLKEEGYIEDFKIEGDIKSELEVTLKYFQGKAVVESIQRVSRPGLRIYKKKDELPKVMAGLGIAVISTSKGVMTDRAARQAGLGGEIICYVA
- the rpsN gene encoding 30S ribosomal protein S14 translates to MAKQSMKAREVKRVKLADKFFAKRVELKAIISDVNASDEDRWDAVLKLQSLPRDSSPSRQRNRCRQTGRPHGFLRKFGLSRIKVREAAMRGEIPGLKKASW
- the rplE gene encoding 50S ribosomal protein L5, whose product is MAKLHDYYKDEVVQKLMTEFGYNSVMQVPRVEKITLNMGVGEAIADKKLLDNAAADLAAISGQKPLITKARKSVAGFKIRQGYPIGCKVTLRGERMWEFFERLITIAVPRIRDFRGLSAKSFDGRGNYSMGVREQIIFPEIDYDKVDRVRGLDITITTTAKSDDEGRALLAAFEFPFRK
- the rplX gene encoding 50S ribosomal protein L24; translated protein: MAAKIRRNDEVIVLTGKDKGKRGKVKNVLTSGKVIVEGINLVKKHQKPVPALNQPGGIVEKEAAIQASNVALFNAATGKADRVGFRFEDGKKVRFFKSNSETIK
- the rplN gene encoding 50S ribosomal protein L14; this translates as MIQEQTMLNVADNSGARRVMCIKVLGGSHRRYAGVGDIIKVTIKEAIPRGKVKKGDVLKAVVVRTRKGVRRPDGSVIRFDGNACVILNNNSEQPIGTRIFGPVTRELRTEKFMKIISLAPEVL
- the rpsQ gene encoding 30S ribosomal protein S17; its protein translation is MTDKIRTLQGRVISDKMQKSAVVAIERVVKHPIYGKFIKRTTKLHIHDENNECGIGDVVEIRETRPLSKTKSWALVRVVEKAIL
- the rpmC gene encoding 50S ribosomal protein L29, whose protein sequence is MKANELREKSVEELNTELLNLLREQFNLRMQAASGQLQQTHLLKEVRRNVARVKTLLTEKAA
- the rplP gene encoding 50S ribosomal protein L16; this translates as MLQPKRTKFRKVHKGRNRGLAQGTDVSFGTFGLKAVGRGRLTARQIEAARRAMTRAVKRQGKIWIRVFPDKPITEKPLEVRMGKGKGNVEYWVALIQPGKVLYEMDGVPEELAREAFKLAAAKLPIKTTFVTKTVM
- the rpsC gene encoding 30S ribosomal protein S3 is translated as MGQKVHPNGIRLGIVKPWNSTWFANTKEFADNLDSDFKVRQFLTKELSKASVSRIVIERPAKSIRVTIHTARPGIVIGKKGEDVEKLRTVVAKIAGVPAQINIAEVRKPELDAKLVADSITSQLERRVMFRRAMKRAVQNAMRLGAKGIKVEVSGRLGGAEIARTEWYREGRVPLHTLRADIDYNTSEAHTTYGVIGVKVWIFKGEILGGMAAVEQPEPAAQPKKQQRKGRK
- the rplV gene encoding 50S ribosomal protein L22 translates to METIAQHRHARSSAQKVRLVADLIRGKKVSQALDILTYTNKKAAVLVKKVLESAIANAEHNDGADIDDLKVAKIFVDEGPSMKRIMPRAKGRADRILKRTSHITVVVSDR
- the rpsS gene encoding 30S ribosomal protein S19, which gives rise to MPRSLKKGPFIDLHLLKKVEKAVESGDKKPLRTWSRRSTIFPNMIGLTIAVHNGRQHVPVFVSDEMVGHKLGEFAPTRTYRGHAADKKAKKK
- the rplB gene encoding 50S ribosomal protein L2, with the protein product MAVVKCKPTSPGRRHVVKVVNPELHKGKPFAPLVEKNSKSGGRNNNGRITTRHIGGGHKQAYRIVDFKRNKDGIPAVVERLEYDPNRSANIALVLYKDGERRYILAPKGLKAGDQIQSGVDAAIKAGNTLPMRNIPVGSTVHNVEMKPGKGGQIARSAGTYVQIVAREGSYVTLRLRSGEMRKVESECRATLGEVGNSEHMLRVLGKAGATRWRGVRPTVRGTAMNPVDHPHGGGEGRNFGKHPVTPWGVQTKGKKTRSNKRTDKFIVRRRSK